The stretch of DNA ctctccctactctctactctctctactctgtactctgtactctctactctctactctctactctctactctctactctctactctctactctctactctctactctctactctctactctctactctctactctctactctctattctctactctctactctctactctctactctctactctctattctctattctctactctctactctctactctctactctctactctctcctccctactctctctactctctactgtctctactctcttctctactgtctctactctctactgtctctactctctactgtctctactctctattctctactgtctcctttctactctctcctttctactctctcctttctactctctcctttctactctctcctttccactctctctactctctactcgctgctctaaaaaaacgcacacacaaacacatacacgcacatgcacgcacaaatgaacacatgtacacacgcagacgcgcacagtctcacacacaaaaaaacgtatcgcagctgctgactgctcactctctcacactgTTTTTTATTACATCAACCAATCAACTAACCAAAACACACACTCCCGCAAACGCACACGCACACGTACatgcaaacacacacacacacacacacacacgcacacacaaacacatacacgcaaatgtacacgcaaacgaacacacgcagacgcacacactctctcacacaaaaaacgcatcgcagctgctcactgctcactctctcactatgtttgtgtttacgtcaagaatacgaacatttacgaccgttaacgactgttcacgacgaccgcgctttattttttagcgattttatttatagtaagaattCGTGTGGATACCCCAAGCTCGCCCCTTGCTTGAGTAAATGCTGTACAAGTGTGGATGGATAGCACATTTAAGGAAACTTTTTAGCTCATTTGATGTAATGTATGATGTTTTTGATGTgctatatatgtattttttgcttATATCGTGTGGATCCCCTACGATTATAGCAAAAAGGGATGAACATTAGGATTGACTATGGTACGGGATATGTTTCTTTAGAAACGCTAATTCTCAATTGAACGACGAAACAAAATTCCGATAATCAAATGCTATTGAAGGACATTTGGGCGTCGGAAGGAAAGTTACATGAGATGACAATCGTAAGAATTACTTCGAGACTAAACGCACGTAACACTTTCACTTGACAACAAGCGGCGACGTAGGATATCAAAGGATAAACTGAGAAGGGACTGAGATGGCTCTGCTTTCGCGGCAACAGTTAAATTCAAAGGATAACTTGGAAAGGCAATCGAGAGTACTTCTCTCAAATAAATCTAACATGATATATTTCGATATAGTTTATATAGTTTATTTTGAACTCGCTAAGCAGACCTAAAAGTGTAGTTTAGAAAGCTAAATTATTGGAATTTATCGATTTGCTCGACCTTAAAATAACTTCCTATATTTTACGCCGTCGCGTGTTGAAAAGTGGGAGTATTCCAATAATTTAGCTTTCTAAACTACACTTTTTGGCCTGCTTAACGAGTTCCAAATAAACTATATAAATTGTCGATTACATTTTCATATATCAGAAAAAAGTTCTACTTTccacaattttcaatttcagatTCTAAATTCTTGACATAGATTCTGAACCAGAATCTGAAAGCCAAAACTGTGTCTATGCACTTTCAGAATGACACTTCATAACAAaagttcagatttttcagaataAATAAGCCGcggtttcttgaaaaaaaaaccatcgatGTATTCCCACAAACAATTATTCGGGAAAACTATCTCCGGTATATGTGAAGTACATGTTCCGATTTCCATGCGTGGCCGTGAAGACGAGAATCcaaaataatataaaacaaaTGGGTTCAGAACGGTTGAAAATCTTTTGAAAATAATCCACGAGTACTTACAATTCATCAGGGCAGTTGATGGGCTGTGATAATCGGTATCCATCGCGGAGATAATGTTCCATTTCAAACGGATCAACCTGAATCAAAACAGAGCAGAatccgaaaaaaaagtacatCAGAAActaccgaaaaaaaaaaatatccgcgAACAATAACCCTACTCACCTCTGCGTAAGGCTGCCGCGCAAGAGTGCACAGCTCCCACATTAGCACTCCGAAGGCCCACGTGTCGGAAGCTTCACTGAACTGCTTGTACTGGATGCTTTCCAAGGCCAACCACTTGATGGGTCTGTTCTCGCTGTCACCCAGGCAGTAGTAATCGCCGGGGAACAAGTCACGTGACAGCGATTTATCCGCCAGCTTCACCCGCAGCTGATCATCGATACTGTGaagagtttgaaaaaaaggcatCCAATAAGACCACGTTGACATTTCGGTGATAGAACTCAAGATCACTTACACACAATTCCGGGCAGCAATATCCTTGTGGATCACACCGTGACTGTGAAGATGACCCAAGGCTTGTGCCAACTGCAGCTGAATCTTCACTATCTGGATGGTGGTAATCGTTCGAGCAACGGGTTCCTGCAGGAAGATCTTCAAATTTCTCATGTTCTCCGGCGCTAGATAGAGCAGAAAGGGCGCCGTGTGATCCTCGATGGAAACCCCCAGCACCGATAGAATTCCAGGATGTTGAGCGCCGTACAAACTCATTCCCTCCTGCAGTAGCATCGAAACCTGGTTTTGGGAGGCATGCTGGCTAACCGTTTTAACCAACACTTCCTGACTGTCATTGTAGGAACCACGGTAGACCCGACCAAACGTACCCTCCTGTAGCAGAGAGGACAGACGAACTCGACACCGTTGAACGGTGAGCTCGGAGATGCGTCGCTGGAGCTCCTCCTGTTCGACGTTGGCGTAGATTTTGCTTCGGGACAGGGTTGCGATGGTAGGGGCGATCGAGGGTGGGGAAACGATCGAGGATGGTGCCGAAGGGGGATGGGTTTGCAGTCGCTGGAAGCTTGAGGTTCGCACTGGTTGTGCGTGGTGGGGTTTGCGCTTCATCGAGCCCCGGGCACAATAAGCGATCGAGATCAGAACGACGACCAGTACGATCGCCAGGATGCCTCCGACGATGAGTGTGATCAGACCGTTCTGGGAGTGGGTTACCGTTTCCAGCAAGTAAGGATCCGGCTGGTTGGCGTCTGGATGCTCGCTGTGAATCGTCAAATAGAAAATGTTAgtaattttgatgaaaaatgtaagttCGAAGGTACATACTTGGTCAGACAAATCTTCTTCCGTCGGAAAACCAACTCGGTCGCGTTGCCAGTAGCTCTGTTGAGGGTGACCTCAATCGTGATCGTGACTTCAACCTCGGCCGGATCCGGACCGGCACACTTGAGGGCGATCGCGAATGTCTCGATCTGGGTGGGGATCTCCCCCACCCGGGAGATGTTCATCGAGGGTTTCGGTAGAACCAATGGATCCGAAGTGACAATGCTTATCTTGTAGGGAAGCGGTTTCTCTGCCAAGCTTTGCCACGTGAAAGAAATGTCCTGTACGGTGGCTGGAACCGGAACTGTGAAGTGAAGCGCATATTCGTTGACCTGGCCTTCCCGGACATAATACAATTCCGCCGAAAGAcctacagagaaaaaaaatatcatgggTTAATAATAGTATACCTAATTatgttcaaattattcaaaattagcACATTCGCGAGTTTGGAACTTCCAGCGCTTCTTTCCACATCCCAAACAATTATCGATCGCAATTGTTTTCCGGACGCTAACGAGATCATgagaaaaaaaccgaaaaaaatgatttctacATTCCAAATTACTACCCTCAATAATGATCGGAGGTATATTGTTATTCAATCAATCTTGGTGAATTATCTTCACTTTGCTTCGCTACAGTGTTTGTTGAAATATCAATACAATTTAAACATAAATGCAATACAAAGAATAGTATCAATTCCACAGCCCCAAACTACCCATCCTACTTTCCACGTTTTAAATGTTATTCTTTCTTCTCAATATAGTTATAATGAATTTATACGACCAATAATTCTTTCCACCAACGCTTTCGCCCCAATGCTCATTTCATGGTTATCCTCATTCTGAATTTTGCCAGCACCATATGCAAACACACACATAAATAACCCAAGCTGAGGATCCCCCACCCGTGCCCGTGTCCGTGCTCCATTGAACCGAGAAGATGGAAAGCgggtcatatttttattttattgctcTCTAAATTTATGTCCCGACGGAGTGCAGTTCTTTCACCTtcggtcggtcggtcggtcTGTCGGTCTTACGGCAGCAGTCGTCTCCATTTCCATGTCTCTTGGAGCCACTTCACCCTCACGTCCACTGATTAGCCTGCTTTCCATTCTTGAGCCAGCAGATCATGGAACTTCTCTGTCTACGGTTGTGGGAATTTTTCTCGGGCGAAAAAGTATATCTGACTAATTGAACTAATCTCGGCGTCGAGCCAAGGTGTGCTCTCTGTGCGATATTGTGTTTTTCCGCTTGGGTGCGTTTCTCATAACTATGgtcttcttttttttgttgctcGCCCTGAACCGCCTCGCCTAGCTAATGTGACATCGTGCCGGAAAACTTGCAGAGCTTGCGAAGAGTCAGAGAGAACTTATTTATTTGCGagttatgatttattttaaattGCATTTCACCTCACACCtcaaactctctctctctctgatgTGCTACCAAAGGATGTaattcattttgtttttctcaTAGAGTTGAGATAACTGACGGTGCTTAAGAGTTGGGAATTTGGCAGTAATAAATTCTTACAGTCGGTtgtatatcagccattccatgccaaaccgatataatggttcccAAATTTTCGCGAAAAGTGCTAGTTTTCATCcttgtcgcaaaatattagatctgcattttaaattttttttattaggatgcccatttccatttgaaAGTGgtcctaaaaatatttttttcaactttctcccaaaaatcacttttttcagaAACtcttaacttttgaaatactggaccaattcagacgATCAACAATTAGCTGACACTTTAATTACAGATTCGCATCACATATTTATAGTTTATATTTCAGATATGACTCTCTATCCGAGATCTAAATACAATTTGTACAGGaaaacttgtttttgtgcgatctCACCACTTGTGCGATTAATTTGTGTGATTTTCGCTCCGATTTAGAAATAGAATTCCACAAAAAGGGTGACATAAATGAAGAatagcacaaaaacaggtttgcatGTAGAATCAAATTTTATACTCGAATTTTTGGTATGACATTTTTTCAGATCTAGATTCCATGTTCAGACTGTAAACTAGAAATTGACGAATCTCATGCCAACTCATCTTTGAAGTTGGCAGCGCCATCACATTGCAAATTTGTGTATTTGAAATCTTAAAAAGCTAAACGACTTTTTGAAAAcagcttaattttttttgttaatttaaaaaaaaactctagcttaaaaattataaaatttacaatcattgtatttattgtattggttttttatagttaacatggctttggactagaggacgctagccatttttgtattttttcctaaaagcTTTTTACACAACACACCTGAAATTCAGAGATGTGAGTTTTTTCGTTTTAATGTTATGATTTTCCGAAGTTAACCGAttggtaaaaaaataaatttttccccttttttccaagaatgactcttttttctaaaaatcgtAACTATTGAGCTGCTGTACCAAATCAGATGATCAGcacattaaattgaagccaacaaGCTATTCctttttgtacaaatatcacacgaaaatgtatttcgttttggtaatttttttttatcaattcgtttatttttacaggctcagttacttaagtttaaaggagccgaattcttaaatataattttgaaactatatatatataaacaattttcttacatctatggttagtaaggtggaaaaccgattactcgcggtgtactcgagtttaggagggtgacatatttttaggagaagcatgggatataaggaaattgtaacaatgttgatgaacactcatttcataaatctattcgtatatcgatagtgtttttacatttcaacttattctactatttatagtaaggg from Toxorhynchites rutilus septentrionalis strain SRP chromosome 3, ASM2978413v1, whole genome shotgun sequence encodes:
- the LOC129775321 gene encoding tyrosine-protein kinase Dnt-like; translation: MTNLCVYFGLCLAFAAGGSAHLNLYLNQLEVMRLLGLSAELYYVREGQVNEYALHFTVPVPATVQDISFTWQSLAEKPLPYKISIVTSDPLVLPKPSMNISRVGEIPTQIETFAIALKCAGPDPAEVEVTITIEVTLNRATGNATELVFRRKKICLTNEHPDANQPDPYLLETVTHSQNGLITLIVGGILAIVLVVVLISIAYCARGSMKRKPHHAQPVRTSSFQRLQTHPPSAPSSIVSPPSIAPTIATLSRSKIYANVEQEELQRRISELTVQRCRVRLSSLLQEGTFGRVYRGSYNDSQEVLVKTVSQHASQNQVSMLLQEGMSLYGAQHPGILSVLGVSIEDHTAPFLLYLAPENMRNLKIFLQEPVARTITTIQIVKIQLQLAQALGHLHSHGVIHKDIAARNCVIDDQLRVKLADKSLSRDLFPGDYYCLGDSENRPIKWLALESIQYKQFSEASDTWAFGVLMWELCTLARQPYAEVDPFEMEHYLRDGYRLSQPINCPDELFSIMAYCWTMLPLDRPSFEQLQVCLQDFYAQITRYV